A genome region from bacterium includes the following:
- a CDS encoding isochorismatase family protein — protein sequence MPIDLNELLTPARSAVLVMECQEGIVGGDAALGALGDAVRRHGTIGQIARVLAAARAATVPIFYLTVARRPDSAGGAANCLLLALGRKGEPLLVGSPRQAVVAALAPRDGDWIVNRFHGVTPFHAGELDQLLRNLGVTTVVATGVSVNIGITGLTIEAVNAGYQVVIPRQAVTGTPDDYVDAVFANTLRLLATVTSVDDVVGAWQ from the coding sequence ATGCCCATCGACCTCAACGAGCTCCTGACGCCCGCGCGCAGCGCGGTGCTGGTCATGGAATGCCAGGAGGGCATCGTCGGCGGCGACGCGGCCCTCGGCGCGCTCGGCGACGCGGTGCGGCGGCACGGGACGATCGGCCAGATCGCCCGCGTGCTCGCCGCCGCGCGCGCGGCGACGGTGCCGATCTTCTATCTCACCGTGGCGCGGCGGCCGGACTCGGCCGGCGGCGCGGCCAACTGCCTCCTGTTGGCCCTGGGCCGCAAGGGCGAGCCGCTGCTCGTGGGTTCGCCGCGCCAGGCGGTCGTCGCGGCGCTGGCGCCGCGCGACGGCGACTGGATCGTCAACCGCTTCCACGGCGTCACCCCGTTCCACGCCGGCGAGCTCGATCAGCTCCTGCGCAACCTCGGGGTGACGACCGTCGTCGCCACCGGCGTGTCGGTCAACATCGGCATCACCGGCCTGACCATCGAAGCGGTGAACGCCGGCTACCAGGTGGTGATCCCCAGGCAGGCCGTCACCGGCACGCCCGACGACTACGTCGATGCCGTCTTCGCCAATACCCTCCGCCTCCTCGCCACCGTGACCAGCGTCGACGACGTCGTCGGCGCGTGGCAATGA
- a CDS encoding acyl-CoA synthetase: MFSLAAINEAIADAIPDREAIISATRRLTWRDFRERSRRLANLLHQAGLGCHRERAGLAPWESGQDHVAQYLYNGHEYLESMVGCYKARCAPFNVNYRYVEEELRYLLADARTTAIIYHASFAPRLAAVLADLPPMALLLQVDDGSGEPLLPGARDYEAALATASDAPPPVTPHEDDLYILYTGGTTGMPKGVLWRQHDIFFAAMGGQLPGGMGTVQSVAEMVERAPMGSYIRSLPAPPFMHGAAQWSSFMILHQGGTIVLPRNTRALDADDIWRTIEREKVGTLSIVGDAFARPLLDQLDKGSYDLSSLTILGSGGAILSPPFKQAFLDRLQNLMIFDGFGSSETGAQGATLTTKGDAVAPSFRMDPDTCVLDEALTRRLAAGEQAVGWLARTGWLPLGYFNDAAKTTKTYPTVAGTRYAVPGDRAQVAADGTIMVFGRDSVCINSGGEKIFAEEVEKALKHHPAVYDVVVAGAPSERWGEQVTAIVQFRPGARAADAELLAEAAKHLARYKLPKAIVPVDQIVRSASGKPDYRWAKAIAAGGD, encoded by the coding sequence ATGTTCTCCCTCGCCGCGATCAACGAAGCGATCGCCGACGCGATCCCCGATCGCGAGGCGATCATCTCCGCGACCCGCCGCCTGACCTGGCGCGACTTCCGCGAGCGCTCGCGCCGGCTCGCCAACCTGCTGCACCAGGCGGGGCTCGGCTGCCATCGCGAGCGCGCCGGGCTGGCGCCGTGGGAATCCGGGCAGGACCACGTCGCCCAGTATCTCTACAACGGCCACGAGTACCTGGAGTCGATGGTCGGCTGCTACAAAGCGCGCTGCGCGCCCTTCAACGTCAACTATCGCTACGTCGAGGAGGAGCTGCGGTATCTCCTGGCGGACGCGCGGACGACTGCGATCATCTATCATGCGAGCTTCGCCCCGCGCCTGGCGGCGGTGCTGGCCGACCTGCCGCCGATGGCGCTGCTGCTGCAGGTCGACGACGGCAGCGGCGAGCCGCTGCTCCCCGGCGCGCGCGACTACGAGGCCGCCCTCGCCACGGCGAGCGACGCGCCGCCGCCGGTGACGCCGCACGAGGACGATCTCTACATCCTCTACACCGGCGGCACGACCGGCATGCCGAAGGGCGTGCTGTGGCGCCAGCACGACATCTTCTTCGCCGCCATGGGCGGACAGCTCCCCGGCGGCATGGGCACCGTGCAGTCGGTCGCCGAGATGGTCGAGCGGGCGCCGATGGGCTCCTACATCCGCTCGCTGCCGGCGCCGCCGTTCATGCACGGCGCGGCGCAGTGGTCGTCGTTCATGATCCTGCACCAGGGCGGCACGATCGTCCTGCCGCGCAACACCCGGGCCCTCGACGCCGACGACATCTGGCGCACCATCGAGCGCGAGAAGGTCGGCACCCTGTCGATCGTCGGCGACGCCTTCGCGCGGCCGCTGCTCGACCAGCTCGACAAGGGCTCGTACGACCTCTCCTCGCTGACCATCCTCGGCTCGGGCGGCGCCATCCTCTCGCCGCCGTTCAAGCAGGCCTTCCTCGACCGCCTGCAGAATCTGATGATCTTCGACGGCTTCGGCTCGTCGGAGACCGGCGCCCAGGGCGCGACCCTGACCACCAAGGGCGACGCGGTGGCGCCGTCGTTCCGGATGGATCCGGACACCTGCGTGCTGGACGAGGCCCTGACCCGCCGCCTGGCGGCCGGCGAGCAGGCGGTCGGCTGGCTGGCGCGCACCGGCTGGCTGCCGCTCGGCTACTTCAACGACGCGGCCAAGACGACCAAGACCTACCCCACCGTCGCCGGCACCCGCTACGCCGTGCCGGGCGATCGTGCCCAGGTCGCCGCCGACGGCACGATCATGGTCTTCGGCCGCGATTCGGTGTGCATCAACAGCGGCGGCGAGAAGATCTTCGCCGAAGAGGTGGAGAAGGCGCTCAAGCACCACCCGGCGGTGTACGACGTGGTGGTCGCCGGCGCCCCCAGCGAACGCTGGGGCGAGCAGGTGACGGCGATCGTCCAGTTCCGCCCCGGCGCGCGCGCCGCCGATGCCGAGCTGCTGGCCGAGGCGGCGAAGCACCTGGCGCGCTACAAGCTGCCGAAGGCGATCGTCCCCGTCGACCAGATCGTCCGCTCCGCCAGCGGCAAACCGGACTATCGCTGGGCGAAGGCGATCGCCGCCGGCGGCGACTGA
- a CDS encoding SRPBCC family protein: MSNSVRLHRVLRATPERVYRAFLDPAAMCKWLPPNGFTATVHHHEARVGGSYRMSFTNFSTGSSHSFGGEYVELVPHERLRYRDRFDDPNLPGEMQITVALRAVSCGTELTVVQEGIPDVIPPESCYLGWQDSLLLLAQLVEPEIPDGA; encoded by the coding sequence ATGTCGAATTCCGTCCGACTCCACCGGGTGCTGCGGGCGACGCCCGAGCGCGTCTACCGGGCCTTCCTCGACCCCGCCGCCATGTGCAAGTGGCTACCGCCGAACGGTTTCACCGCCACCGTGCATCACCACGAGGCGCGTGTCGGCGGCTCCTACAGGATGTCGTTCACCAACTTCAGCACCGGCTCGAGCCATTCCTTCGGCGGCGAGTACGTCGAGTTGGTGCCGCACGAACGCCTGCGCTACCGCGACCGCTTCGACGATCCGAACCTGCCGGGCGAGATGCAGATCACCGTCGCCCTGCGGGCGGTGTCCTGCGGCACCGAGCTGACGGTCGTGCAGGAGGGCATTCCGGACGTCATCCCGCCCGAATCCTGCTACCTCGGGTGGCAGGATTCGCTGCTGCTCCTGGCGCAGCTCGTCGAGCCGGAGATCCCCGACGGCGCGTGA
- a CDS encoding SpoIIE family protein phosphatase: protein MPQTTSGACEAMNDAAAGEAIVAGGDARADGEASARLLIVDDNEINRRILAGILRKEACTLRTARDGAEAVALARAEPPDLILLDIMMPGKDGYEVCADLKTDPRTEHVPVIFLSALAETADKIRGLEMGAVDYITKPFDAGEVLARVRNQLKIQRLTDDLRRANRGLRAQQALIDADLRAAAVIQQSLVPVAPPPLPAIAVAWRFIPCQRIGGDLFNLVPLGPHHLAAYVIDVSGHGVPSAMVTVSLSQFLSPQAGRLYDGDAGVPAAPGEVLRRLDREYPIERFDKFCTVAYALLDLRDGRLRYAVAGHPCPLLQRRAGAIEVLDAGGPIIGLGAGLSFDDGETRLAAGDRLVLYSDGITEHAAADGALFGDERLRAVLAACRGAAPDRVCEHVLAALRAHGHPRGAPAGGDAPTALGVPHDDDITLLTLEYRGRQAA from the coding sequence ATGCCGCAAACGACCAGCGGGGCGTGCGAAGCGATGAACGACGCCGCAGCAGGGGAAGCGATCGTGGCCGGGGGCGACGCGCGGGCCGACGGCGAGGCCAGCGCTCGCCTGTTGATCGTCGACGACAACGAGATCAACCGGCGCATCCTCGCCGGCATCCTGCGCAAGGAGGCGTGCACGCTGCGCACCGCGCGGGACGGCGCGGAGGCGGTGGCGCTGGCCCGGGCCGAGCCCCCCGACCTCATCCTGCTCGACATCATGATGCCCGGGAAGGACGGCTACGAGGTGTGCGCCGACCTCAAGACCGACCCGCGCACCGAGCACGTGCCGGTGATCTTCCTCTCCGCCCTCGCCGAGACCGCGGACAAGATCCGCGGCCTCGAAATGGGCGCCGTGGACTACATCACCAAGCCCTTCGACGCCGGCGAGGTGCTGGCGCGGGTGCGCAACCAGCTCAAGATCCAGCGCCTGACCGATGATCTGCGCCGCGCCAATCGCGGTCTGCGCGCCCAGCAGGCGCTGATCGACGCCGACCTGCGAGCCGCCGCCGTCATCCAGCAGTCGCTGGTGCCGGTGGCGCCGCCGCCGCTGCCGGCGATCGCCGTCGCCTGGCGCTTCATCCCCTGTCAGCGCATCGGCGGCGACCTGTTCAACCTCGTCCCCCTCGGTCCCCATCATCTCGCCGCCTACGTCATCGACGTCAGCGGCCACGGCGTGCCGTCCGCCATGGTCACCGTCTCGCTGTCGCAGTTCCTCTCGCCGCAGGCCGGCCGACTCTACGATGGCGACGCCGGCGTGCCGGCCGCCCCCGGGGAAGTGCTGCGCCGACTCGACCGCGAATACCCGATCGAGCGCTTCGACAAGTTCTGCACCGTCGCCTACGCGCTGCTCGACCTGCGCGACGGCCGCCTGCGCTACGCCGTCGCCGGGCATCCCTGCCCGCTGCTGCAGCGCCGCGCCGGCGCCATCGAGGTCCTCGACGCCGGTGGGCCGATCATCGGCCTCGGCGCCGGCCTGTCGTTCGATGACGGCGAGACCCGCCTGGCCGCCGGCGATCGCCTGGTGCTCTACAGCGACGGCATCACCGAGCACGCCGCCGCCGACGGCGCGCTGTTCGGCGACGAGCGGCTCCGCGCCGTCCTGGCGGCCTGCCGCGGCGCCGCGCCGGACCGCGTCTGCGAGCACGTGCTGGCGGCGCTGCGCGCCCACGGACACCCGCGCGGCGCCCCTGCCGGCGGCGACGCGCCGACGGCGCTGGGCGTGCCGCACGATGACGACATCACCCTGTTGACGCTCGAATATCGCGGCCGCCAGGCCGCCTGA
- a CDS encoding STAS domain-containing protein has product MDLVECADGKVLVARTSESRVDARIAGEFKQQLLAAVDSGHGLIALDLSSVDFIDSSGLGAIVSALKHLGDRGDLVIVGAKPAVHNLFRLTRMDKVFRMYGGEADAIAALLH; this is encoded by the coding sequence ATGGATCTCGTGGAATGCGCCGATGGCAAGGTCCTGGTCGCCCGGACCAGCGAGTCGCGCGTCGACGCCCGCATCGCGGGCGAGTTCAAACAACAACTGCTCGCCGCCGTCGACTCCGGGCATGGGTTGATCGCGCTCGATCTCTCGAGCGTCGACTTCATCGACTCGAGCGGCCTGGGCGCCATCGTCTCGGCGCTCAAGCACCTCGGCGATCGCGGCGACCTGGTGATCGTCGGCGCCAAGCCGGCGGTGCACAACCTCTTCCGCCTCACCCGCATGGACAAGGTGTTCCGCATGTACGGCGGCGAGGCGGACGCCATCGCGGCGCTGTTGCACTGA
- a CDS encoding ATP-binding protein, translating into MRSGAVTLAIASSLDDVFLVGAALHGIAVEAGLDEWRAAQVELAVVEGVNNAIEHAYAGRPDERVEVRVGVSSGRLTIEIADCGIAMAWDDACAAAAARLSADPLADGGRGLLIIREVMDEVGYRSDAGRNVLRLTKRIDHVNGG; encoded by the coding sequence ATGCGCTCCGGCGCCGTCACCCTCGCCATCGCCAGCTCGCTGGACGACGTGTTCCTGGTCGGCGCGGCGCTGCATGGCATCGCCGTCGAGGCGGGGCTGGACGAATGGCGCGCCGCCCAGGTCGAGCTGGCGGTGGTCGAGGGCGTCAACAACGCCATCGAACACGCCTACGCCGGCCGGCCCGACGAACGCGTCGAGGTGCGGGTCGGCGTGTCGAGCGGCCGCCTGACGATCGAGATCGCCGACTGCGGCATCGCCATGGCGTGGGACGACGCCTGTGCCGCCGCCGCGGCGCGCCTGAGCGCGGATCCGCTCGCCGATGGCGGCCGCGGCCTGCTGATCATCCGCGAGGTGATGGACGAGGTCGGCTATCGCAGCGACGCCGGCCGCAACGTGCTGCGGCTGACGAAGCGCATCGACCATGTCAATGGCGGCTGA
- a CDS encoding PAS domain S-box protein, protein MTTPAATTSAAVAAAAGDAAAPTADGTRRLMIGYFALVGGFLLFMIAGLLVHGRLTAIQNVTARDNERWASRQADYAELGRLAARLNSPANDVFETNDPAREQQELDRALRAFGSALAASQAELAAEQAVAPPGDQALRLRLRRLRSHLDAIAMAAGAMADQASRILAFFRTGQLDGAGAHMARMDREHAKLADQVAGMGYTVREIQVLGFARAAGLGHRLTLFEYGLAAMTLCFLAGVLGYGATIARRLRRAALDRERALREVRASEARKAAILSSALDAIVTIDAAGNITEFNPAACRTFGWSRQAVIGRELAEVLIPTDQRAAHRAGLGRVLATGEGRVLNQRLTVSALRADGRTVPVELAITAFDDGGRPGFCAYLRDISARLAVERALRDSEARLRSVVDTATDAIITADDHGIIQSWNAAAVRIFGYAPEEAVGRNVAMLAAAPHDARHDAYLRRYRDEGTAHIIGVVRELEARRRDGTAIAVELAVNDVPLERGRMFSAIVRDITARKQAEAELHAAKEAAEAATRAKSLFLANMSHEIRTPMNGVVGMTSLLLDTPLTPEQREFATTIRASADALLTVINDILDFSKIESGQLDLDVHAFDLRECLEGALDVVAPRAAAKGIDLAYHVDPSVPAGLIGDSSRLRQVLVNLLGNGVKFTERGEVTITVGARPAATAGAIEVEFRIADTGIGIPAERMDRLFQSFSQVDPTTTRQYGGTGLGLAISRRLTELMGGRIWVTSTPGQGSVFSFTVVGRATAGSPQRHLGAAPTMLAERPILIVDDSPTNRRILALQTESWGMRPRLAASAAEALREIDAGEPFALALVDLQMPDMDGLALARAIRARGRPLPLVLLSSLGSRIDGGEFAATLTKPVKPSQLFDAILGVLGQHAAAPPPAHRDVHFDRDLAARAPLRILLAEDNPINQKVALRVLGRLGYRADLAINGREVLQALERQAYDVVLLDVQMPVMDGLTAARAIRDRWPERPVRLVAMTANAMEGDRQTCLAAGMDDYLSKPVQWDALATALQRAAAMLGVAAAPLATGADGAA, encoded by the coding sequence ATGACGACGCCCGCCGCCACCACGTCCGCCGCGGTCGCCGCCGCGGCGGGAGACGCCGCCGCGCCGACCGCGGACGGCACCCGCCGGTTGATGATCGGCTATTTCGCCCTGGTCGGCGGCTTTCTCCTCTTCATGATCGCCGGCCTCCTGGTGCACGGCCGGCTGACCGCGATCCAGAACGTGACCGCGCGCGACAACGAACGCTGGGCCAGCCGCCAGGCCGACTACGCCGAGCTCGGACGGCTGGCGGCGCGCCTCAATTCGCCCGCCAACGACGTGTTCGAGACCAACGATCCGGCGCGCGAGCAGCAGGAGCTCGACCGCGCGCTGCGCGCCTTCGGCAGCGCGCTGGCCGCCAGCCAGGCGGAGCTCGCCGCCGAGCAGGCCGTCGCCCCGCCGGGCGACCAGGCGCTCCGCCTGCGTCTGCGCCGCCTGCGCTCGCACCTCGACGCGATCGCGATGGCGGCGGGCGCCATGGCGGACCAGGCCTCGCGCATTCTCGCCTTCTTCCGCACCGGCCAGCTCGACGGCGCCGGCGCGCACATGGCGCGCATGGACCGCGAGCACGCCAAGCTCGCCGATCAGGTCGCCGGCATGGGCTACACCGTGCGCGAGATCCAGGTGCTCGGCTTCGCCCGCGCCGCCGGCCTCGGCCACCGCCTCACCCTGTTCGAGTACGGCCTGGCGGCGATGACGCTGTGCTTCCTCGCCGGGGTGCTGGGCTACGGCGCCACCATCGCCCGCCGGCTGCGCCGCGCCGCGCTCGATCGCGAGCGCGCGCTGCGCGAGGTGCGCGCCAGCGAGGCCCGCAAGGCCGCGATCCTCTCGTCGGCGCTGGACGCGATCGTCACCATCGATGCCGCCGGCAACATCACCGAGTTCAACCCCGCCGCCTGCCGGACCTTCGGCTGGTCGCGCCAGGCGGTGATCGGCCGCGAGCTGGCGGAGGTGCTGATCCCGACCGACCAGCGCGCCGCCCACCGCGCCGGCCTCGGGCGCGTGCTCGCCACCGGTGAGGGGCGGGTGCTCAACCAGCGCCTCACGGTCAGCGCGCTGCGCGCCGACGGCCGCACCGTGCCGGTCGAGCTCGCGATCACCGCCTTCGACGACGGCGGCCGGCCCGGCTTCTGCGCCTACCTGCGCGACATCTCGGCGCGCCTCGCGGTCGAGCGCGCGCTGCGCGACAGCGAGGCGCGGCTGCGCAGCGTCGTCGACACCGCCACCGACGCGATCATCACCGCCGACGACCACGGCATCATCCAGTCCTGGAACGCCGCCGCGGTCCGCATCTTCGGCTACGCGCCGGAGGAGGCCGTGGGCCGCAACGTGGCGATGCTCGCGGCCGCGCCGCACGACGCCCGGCACGATGCCTACCTGCGCCGCTACCGCGACGAAGGCACCGCCCACATCATCGGCGTCGTCCGCGAGCTGGAGGCGCGGCGGCGCGACGGCACCGCGATCGCCGTCGAGCTGGCGGTCAACGACGTGCCGCTCGAACGCGGGCGGATGTTCAGCGCCATCGTGCGCGACATCACGGCGCGCAAGCAGGCCGAGGCGGAGCTGCACGCCGCCAAGGAGGCGGCCGAGGCGGCGACGCGCGCCAAGTCGCTGTTCCTGGCCAACATGAGCCACGAGATTCGCACCCCGATGAACGGCGTGGTCGGCATGACCAGCCTGCTCCTCGACACCCCGCTCACTCCCGAGCAGCGCGAGTTCGCCACCACGATTCGCGCCAGCGCCGACGCGCTCCTCACGGTCATCAACGACATCCTCGACTTCTCGAAGATCGAATCGGGGCAGCTCGACCTCGACGTCCACGCCTTCGACCTGCGCGAGTGCCTCGAGGGAGCGCTCGACGTCGTGGCGCCGCGCGCCGCGGCCAAGGGCATCGATCTCGCGTATCACGTGGACCCGTCGGTGCCGGCGGGATTGATCGGCGACAGCTCCCGATTGCGCCAGGTGCTGGTCAACCTGCTCGGCAACGGCGTCAAGTTCACCGAGCGCGGCGAGGTGACCATCACCGTCGGCGCCCGCCCCGCCGCCACCGCGGGCGCGATCGAGGTGGAGTTCCGCATCGCCGACACCGGCATCGGCATTCCGGCCGAACGCATGGACCGCCTGTTCCAGTCGTTCAGCCAGGTCGACCCGACGACGACGCGACAGTACGGCGGCACCGGGCTCGGGCTCGCCATCAGCCGGCGCCTCACCGAGCTGATGGGCGGCCGCATCTGGGTGACCAGCACGCCCGGCCAGGGCTCGGTCTTCTCCTTCACCGTCGTCGGGCGCGCCACCGCGGGCTCGCCCCAGCGCCACCTCGGCGCCGCGCCGACCATGCTCGCCGAGCGGCCGATCCTGATCGTCGACGACAGCCCGACCAACCGCCGCATCCTCGCCCTGCAGACCGAGTCCTGGGGCATGCGTCCGCGCCTCGCCGCCTCCGCCGCCGAGGCGCTGCGCGAGATCGACGCGGGAGAGCCGTTCGCGCTGGCGCTAGTCGACCTGCAGATGCCGGACATGGACGGCCTGGCGCTGGCGCGCGCGATCCGCGCCCGCGGCCGGCCCCTGCCGCTGGTGCTGCTCAGCTCGCTGGGCAGCCGGATCGACGGCGGCGAGTTCGCCGCCACGTTGACCAAACCGGTGAAGCCGTCGCAGCTCTTCGACGCCATTCTCGGGGTCCTCGGGCAGCATGCCGCGGCGCCGCCGCCGGCCCACCGCGACGTCCACTTCGATCGCGACCTCGCGGCGCGGGCGCCGCTGCGCATCCTCCTGGCCGAGGACAATCCGATCAACCAGAAGGTGGCGCTGCGCGTCCTCGGCCGGCTGGGCTATCGCGCCGACCTGGCGATCAACGGCCGCGAGGTGCTGCAGGCGCTCGAGCGGCAGGCCTACGATGTCGTCCTGCTCGATGTGCAGATGCCGGTGATGGACGGCCTGACGGCAGCGCGCGCCATCCGCGACCGCTGGCCGGAACGGCCGGTGCGCCTGGTGGCGATGACCGCCAACGCCATGGAGGGCGACCGCCAGACCTGTCTCGCCGCCGGCATGGACGACTACCTGAGCAAGCCGGTGCAGTGGGACGCGCTGGCGACCGCGCTGCAGCGCGCGGCGGCGATGCTCGGCGTGGCGGCCGCGCCGCTCGCCACGGGCGCCGACGGCGCGGCGTGA